TGACTCCGTACGTACACAAAATTCACAGTTCATGCTTGGGCTGCactggctgggatggggataTAAAGGATTGAAGTTACTAGGGAGGGCTGAACTATCAGCTCTATTTCAATACACTGCAAATAATTCAAGGATAGACAGGTTACCAGGAGGAATAAAAAACCTTCTCTGGCTGCCTCGACTCCTGGCTTTCTGCAGGGTGCTAGTAAAGTGGGAGCAATGCATCCTGGTGCATTCCAAAGCTGCAGCATGCTGTGAGTAGGAAGCAGAAGTGCTGTTGCCCAGGCCTGGTGCTTGGCAAGCCTCTTCCACGTCACACGTGGGTGCTGCCAGCATTAGAATCCCTCTGTGAATGTTCCTCTGGACATACATGCCCGAGGGAATGGGCTGTGTGAAACCAACATTCACACTAATCATCTTTCCCCGCTTGCTTTTACCTGTGCTGTGATTCCCAATGGGTTTTTGTGCTTTATCAAGGATTTGATTGTTTTCAGTGAGCATGTAACCTTTTGGGACAAGAATGTCTTGTCCAATAATGGTGCCTTGGGTCAGACTCTTTGGAGTCTTCCTCACATTATCCATCCCAGGATATTTCATGCTGGTTTGTGGCCATTCTGGGAGCTACTGTTTTCAGTTGTGCTGCTTTCCATGGaatttttgttacattttaagCTTGTAGGGATTAAAGTGTGACCCAGAAGATttacttcttttgttttttgaagtGTCACCTCATCCTATAGCAGGTTTAGCTTTTTGAAACAGGAAGAGAAATTCATAAATCCCTCGGGTCACTGAGCTGTCACTCTGCTGTGTTGCATCAGCCCTTatcagccagcagctgctcttgctTTTATCTAATTTGATAAGGAAAGTAAACCgtttctgttttcctcagtaAAAATAATGCATCACTGTTCACAGGGCTGTGATTACAGAGAGTCTAGCACTTaatttttggaaaattattttggttttcctcctcctgctgttgTTTTTAGTGATGTATTTTCCCTCTCTGTATCAGGGCcttctgtttgttgttttgagCCACCCTCATGCCAAAGAGAGCGAGTCCTGTGGAAGCCCAGCGTTCCGCGTGGTGGCCTTCAACCCGCGCACGGGCCGGGGCGCGCCGGTGACgtcctcctgcctcccccctGGCCCGGCAGGCAGGCGagtcctggggctgggctgggctgggctggctcctgcgGGGCTTTGGGAGAGCCCTGGCGGGGATCCAGCGGCCATCTCCCCGTGATAGGGGCTGCATCCGGCCCTGCGTGTGTGcggtgccaggctgggggccGGGGCTGTGAGCTGCTTCCTGCCCACTTCCCactgcaggctgtgccctgaCCCCTGGCAGCTCTGTCACCGTCACCGCAGGGCTGGCTTTGTCCTCCAGGGACTGGGGGAGTgtccctgggctcctcaggactgACTTTGTCCCCACGGGACCAGGGGGAGTGTCCCTGGGCTCCTTGGCTAAACCCCTGGCGCcgcctgcagctgcagcatcccgTGCTGCCAGGTTTGTTTGTGTggagcagctggctgcaggcacatGGCCTTTTACTTCCTGCCCTGTGTTTTGAGGCATCAGCAGGCTTAGCCTTGTGCTTAAGGCTCAGCCTGCAGTGTCCTTGCACAGGAAATGTGATGGATGTGGGGGAATAGTGGTGGACCAAGGTCTTGGTTACTGAAcagtcatggaatcacagaatggtttgggttggaagagaccttaaagaccatccagtcccatgccctgccctgggcagggacaccttccactagaccaggttgttccaagccctgtccaacctggccttggacacttgtgttttgtttttttttaagggagcCACCTTTTAAGAGTACTCCTTTTTCAAGTACGTTCTGAGTCTCCAGGACGATTTCCTTGgcctcctcccttcccagttGCACTGGAGGAACAGTCCGGAGTGTCGGCTGCCTGCCGTTGCTATTAATCTTTAGCTGAGCCCGGGCTAACGGAACCAACGCTGCCGTGGTGTTTTTGCACATCGCCTGCtgacccccgtgtccccgcaggtACCTGGAGGGTGACGTGTGGGACACCGCGGGAGCCGCCGTGCTGACGTCGGGCGCAGTGGCCGTGTGGGACCTGCTGCGGGGCCGCTGCACGGCCGTGCTGCCCCCGGACCCCGCAGGGGCACTGGGCCCTGGCGCGCTGGGcccccggcggggccgggctgctGGCCGGGCGCCGCGATGGCACCGTGCAGCTGTACCGGTACCGGCCCCCGCAGCCGGGAGCCGCCTGACGGGCGGGCAGGGCCGCCTGCCGTGCCATTAAACCTGCTGCCTTGGGAACCAGCCCGTGTCTGTTGTCACTGCTCTACTGCGGGGGGCTGCGGACAAGGACCTGGGGGCTCTCGTGGACACCGAGCTGTCCTGAGCTGCAGTGTGTCCTGGGGGCCAATGAGGACAATGGTGTCCCTGGGAAAAGCATttgcagcaggtcagggaggggatccttcccctctgctcagccctgtgaggcactgctggagagctgtgtccagctctgggctcctcgGGACAGCAGGGGCACGGAGCTCCTAGAGCGAGtccagcagaggctgtggaAATGATGAAGGGACTGGATCATCCCCTGacgaggaaaggctgagggagctggagctggtcAGCCTCTAGAGCAGACGCAGCTGAGAGGGACCTTATCAGTGTGTGTTAATTATCTAAAGGGGTTGCCAAGAAGAGGGACCAGGCActtctcagtggtgctgagcaatAGGAGAAGAGGCTACAGGCATGGCAAGTTCCACCTGGACACGAGGTAGAACTTTCCTGTGCAGTGACAGAGGAACAGAGTTCAGAGAGGGTCTGGAGTCTCCCGCAGTGGAGATGTTCCCAGGCCGGGAGCGGCGATACCGGCCCGATCCAGCCGGGATCACGGGACCGCAGCCGGGTTACGGGATCGCAGCCGGGTTACGGGACCGCAGCCGGGTTACGGGACCGCAGCCGGGATCACGGAACCGCAGCCGGGTTACGGGACCGCAGCCGGGATCACGGGATCGCCGCTCCCAGCCCGGTCCAGCTGGGATCACGGGATCGCAGCCCCGGTCACGGGATCGCAGCTGGGATCACGGGATCGCAGCCCCGGTCACGGGATCGCAGCTGGGATCACGGGATCGCCGCTGCCGGTCCGGCCCATCCCGGGATCGCGGCCCGCGGCGCTGCGGCCGCCGCCCGGCAGAGGGCGCTGCAGGCGCCGGTCTCGCCGCGCGGCGCCCGCCGGGACAGCGACGATGGCGGCCCGTGTCCTCTCGTCCTGCGCCCGCCGCCTGCtgccgctgcccgcccgccccgccgcgctccgctCCCTCCGCCGCCtgccgcccgccgcgcccgccccgccgggccgccccgcgccgcccgcgcTGCTCCGGCTGCCGCGCGTGGCCGCGCCGCTCTGCCGCAGCTTCTCCGAGCTGCCGCCGCTGACCTTGGCCGACATCAAGGACCGGGTGCTCTACGTGCTCAAGCTCTACGATAAGATCGACCCCGAGAAGGTGAGCGGGACGGGGGGGAGGCGGCCGGGCCGCGGGCTCCGGTGTGACGGGTGCCCGTGTCCCGCTGACCGCCGTGTCCTCCCCAGCTCACAGCCGAGTCCCACTTCATGAAGGACCTGGGCCTGGACAGTCTGGACCAAGTGGAGATCATCATGGCCATGGAGGACGAGTTCGGTAACGGCGCCCGGGGCTGCTGGGCCGTGCGAGCGGCGGCACCGCCGGCCTGTGCCGTGTGGGGCAGGGAGAAACGCACAGAGCCGGGCAAACTCCgcagggccagccctgggggcagagcaaaccccacagagcaggccctgggagcagggcaaaCCCCAAAGAACAGGGCAGACcccacagagccagccctgcgAGCAGGGCAAACCCCACAAGGCCAGCCCCGAGAGTAGGGCAAAGCCTACAGAGCCAGCTATGGGAGCAGGGCAGACCCcacagtgccagccctgagtgCAGGGCAAACCCCACAGGGCCACCAGTGAGCTGGGCACCCACAGCAGTCAGGAATATGGCCCTTTGCTCTGGAGCTCAGCCCCTTTGGAAGCAGTCAGGAATATGGCCCTTTGCTCTGGAGCTCAGCCCCTTTGGAAGCAGTCAGGAATATGGCCCTTTGCTCTGGAGCTCAGCCCCTTTGGAAGCAGTCAGGAATATGGCCCTTTGCTCTGGAGCTCAGCCCCGTTGGAAGCAGGAATTCTGTCCCACCCCCCATGGGCACCAGCcggggagggggaaaggggagcagagggtgctgagccctgccacACTCTGGTGTCTggggggctctggctgctgctgtgcctgccgTGTCCCCTGTCTGGAAGCAGTGTCACTTTGGGCAGTGCAGTGACAGCTCTGGCtgacagcagcccctgcctgcgtgtcccctgagcccccagccaCCCCTTCCTCgccctttcccttttccattgGTTTTGGGCTAAATGTGTGCCCTTTCTTGCAGGATTTGAAATTCCTGACGGAGATGCAGAGAAGCTGATGCGCCCACAGGAGATTGTAGATTACATTGCAGATAAGAAGGATGTTTATGAGTGAAGCAGTTGCTCAGAGGTGAGTTCAGAGGTGCTCTGAGGGtgcctgggcacacacagggtgATGTGTGGCACCGGTGGGATCCCAGCAGCTcgggagggagctggcagcagctgtgggtgccagcagggagggcaggtgGAGGGTGTTTTCCTGAGGGTGGGGGTGTTTTCCTGAagcacctgcagctgggcacaggacGTGGGCTCAGCCTCTCATCTGGTCCTGCCTGGCACATCCAGCACTCAGCtcatccctggggcagcagtgggTGCCAAGTTGCTCTCAGCCATGGCCCCATCTCCCCGTGCCCTGTGCAGGGTGTGTGGGGGCACCTCAGCCCTGCTACTGCTGCCGTTTCCTCTGCCTCAGCCGGGAAGGAAATGGGCAGGAAAGGGTTATAGGAGCGGCCGGGGAAGGCTGCAGGGGAAATGAGGTGGCCTCAggccagcctgcagcactgatCCACATTCTTGCCTGTTCCTGTGTGGCTCCAGGCttcccccccagctccctggggcaggggggctgtGACCCTTCTCTGTCCAGGGCcagggtgggagctgtggcCTCTGGAGAGAGCTGGGGGCTCCTTCTGTGCCTGTGTTCAGTACTCAGCGTGTCCTGACCCACTTCTGTACCTTTGAATGCTTGGTGAGGTGTTAAACAtgtggattttgttttcccaggaGTTGTCCCACACCAGGACTGGGCTGGTGCCGGCAGGGATGGACGGGAGTGCACACGCTGTCCCACTGCTGCCTTCTTTGGAAGCTGCACGTGGATGTTGTATTTAAAGCTGTCTGAATGTGTTGtcctttaaaaacaagaaaaaaaaaaacaggaataaagAGTTAAGACCATTCTGGTGGTGGCTGTTCTGTCTCACACAGTGGGTGGATCCTGGTGGTGGTGTTGGGTGTGAAGGACACTCGGGGGACCCTGCCCCGAGATTTGGCTCTGCCCTGCATGCTTGTAACTGTTTATTTCATCAGTGCTGATAAAAACAAGTTCTGTGTGAAAGGCTTCTGCTTTCCTGATGGAAAATAAGGGGGGGAatgattttcctgctgctgaacagCGAATTGACATCGCTGTTCCTGTACACCCGGTTCATCTCAGCATGGGAGCCTTGCTTTAACCCTCATGAGGCAGGAACGGGGTATTTCTGAACACTGCACAGTTTTTCCTCAGAGCCAAGAAACACTGACAtgtcacagcagccctgccaggctgggagccaAGGAAGTGTCAAGGATAACAGATCCTCTGGCAGTGGGGGAGGTAAGGATGGAAaatggagcagaggctgcagtgctgcccatggTGCCTGTGTTGTGGtgggctgctcccagggtgtTCTCAGGAGCTGCACCTCACTGTGAGATCCCTGGCACACCAGTGACCCTCTGCCTCCGGGGCACAGGTGTTGTTCTCACTGTGCCCTTGGAAgcttctccctgccccacagcctggctgagctctgggcgatttctgagcagagctgggggcacaCGGTGGGTTTGGCTCCTGTGCCTCTGGTGGCTCCCCGCGGCATGGACACGAGGTGTCTGATGGTGGGGAGTGGTCGCTGGCTTCCCGCGGGTGTGGTGACCCTGAGGGATGCggtgagggagctgcagccagagctgacaTTGGTGTCCTGGCGGAGCCCTTGTCCCTGGCACGGCTCACGGAGCGGGGACAGCCGGGGGCAGAGCACGCGTCCCGGGATGAACCGCTGGGagggggccgggcaggggctgtgaGTCCCCGAGCCCCGCaggcggcggctccgcgccgAGCACCGGGGGCCGTGCCGAGCTGCCGAGCCCCGGTCCGCCCGGCCCGAGGGAGGGAGCTCCGGGGCCGGCGCTGGTGCCGGTGCCTCGGGGCGGGTc
Above is a window of Molothrus ater isolate BHLD 08-10-18 breed brown headed cowbird chromosome 16, BPBGC_Mater_1.1, whole genome shotgun sequence DNA encoding:
- the NDUFAB1 gene encoding acyl carrier protein, mitochondrial; this translates as MAARVLSSCARRLLPLPARPAALRSLRRLPPAAPAPPGRPAPPALLRLPRVAAPLCRSFSELPPLTLADIKDRVLYVLKLYDKIDPEKLTAESHFMKDLGLDSLDQVEIIMAMEDEFGFEIPDGDAEKLMRPQEIVDYIADKKDVYE